Proteins encoded in a region of the Solanum dulcamara chromosome 9, daSolDulc1.2, whole genome shotgun sequence genome:
- the LOC129903009 gene encoding abscisic stress-ripening protein 2 codes for MAEEKHHHNLFHHKNKEEEEGPVNYEKEVKHHSHLEKIGELGAVAAGAFALHEKHKEKKDPENAHKHKIEEEIAAAAAVGAGGFAFHEHHEKKDAKKEKKEVEGGHHHHHH; via the exons ATGGCTGAAGAGAAACATCATCACAATTTGTTCCACCACAAGaacaaggaggaggaagaggGTCCTGTCAATTATGAAAAAGAAGTGAAGCACCACAGCCATCTCGAGAAGATCGGTGAACTTGGTGCTGTTGCTGCTGGTGCTTTCGCTTTG CATGAGAAGCACAAGGAAAAGAAGGACCCAGAGAATGCACACAAGCACAAGATAGAGGAAGAGATTGCAGCAGCTGCTGCAGTTGGGGCTGGTGGATTTGCATTCCATGAACATCATGAGAAAAAAGATGccaagaaagagaaaaaggaagTTGAGGGAggacaccaccaccaccaccactaa